A genome region from Sceloporus undulatus isolate JIND9_A2432 ecotype Alabama chromosome 1, SceUnd_v1.1, whole genome shotgun sequence includes the following:
- the EXD2 gene encoding LOW QUALITY PROTEIN: exonuclease 3'-5' domain-containing protein 2 (The sequence of the model RefSeq protein was modified relative to this genomic sequence to represent the inferred CDS: deleted 1 base in 1 codon) → MAGSQSGRPGGQQRLGCGGEEVPPCFVSGLCKGDLVIWWLWILQRRKSGDGWIGEIVRGSRKMPRQTTVALTTAALLGIAAGGLVFWKVFQRRKNKTCVVLNQRETLKEQEKEDLSEDNFLSSIPFPTTPWVQKILKAEVVIVSEAEKWKEVEPLLEKELEHCPVLGIDCEWVSANGKKAKPVSLLQLAAANGLCILLRLTRLTVDGQVLPKMLVDILASGSILKVGVGCWEDACKLLHDYGVVVKGTLDLRYLAMRQRKALPQNGLSLKSLAERILNYSLDKSFHLCCSNWEVEELTQEQIAYAARDAQVSVALFLYLLGLPCLLPAVSSEYAGPHWEKALKKCQGLVDVPFKGRNSGSLGEDENRGDSEQKRKTPKSQTNVQSPVNQQTKDPRKHKRKPLGVGYSARKSPLYDNCFLHAPDGQPLCTCDRKKAQWYLDKGIGELVSMDPFIVRLQFEPSGRPESKVDYYLTVKQNLCVVCGKTKSYIRKNIVPHEYRKHFPLQMKDHSSHDVLLLCTACHAISNYYDNHLKQQLAEEFGAPIGCEEGVRLLEDPIRRQVRSAARALLNVDSLPSARKEELLQVIRDYFGSATVSPEILQEAAGLETRIFNESYMPHGLKVVHCFARGGLCSLMQLERRWRQHFLDVMQPRYLPEQWSVDHNHDKLIRKYGEDFQVELC, encoded by the exons ATGGCAGGGTCACAAAGCGGAAGGCCCGGCGGGCAGCAGCGCCTGGGCTGCGGAGGAGAAGAAGTTCCGCCCTGTTTTGTGTCCGGACTCTGCAAAGGCGATTTGGTTATTTGGTGGCTGTGGATCCTTCAACGGAGAAAGTCCGGGGATGGATGGATAG GTGAAATTGTGCGAGGAAGTAGAAAAATGCCCAGACAAACAACAGTTGCTCTTACAACAGCAGCCCTGTTAGGCATTGCAGCAGGAGGGCTGGTTTTTTGGAAAGTCTTCCAACGTCGGAAAAACAAGACCTGTGTTGTGCTCAATCAAAGAGAAACTCTTAAGGAACAAGAAAAGGAAGACCTCTCAGAAGACAATTTTCTTTCATCCATACCCTTTCCTACAACTCCCTGGGTTCAGAAGATTCTCAAAGCAGAAGTGGTGATAGTTTCTGAGgcagagaaatggaaagaagTGGAACCTTTACTGGAAAAGGAGCTTGAACACTGTCCAGTTCTTGGAATTGACTGTGAGTGG GTGTCGGCAAATGGAAAGAAGGCCAAACCTGTTTCTCTCTTGCAACTAGCTGCTGCCAATGGTCTTTGTATTCTTCTTCGTTTGACCCGTCTAACTGTTGATGGGCAGGTTCTTCCAAAGATGTTAGTTGACATTCTGGCAAGTGGAAGCATCCTAAAAGTTGGTGTAGGGTGTTGGGAAGATGCCTGCAAGTTACTACATGACTATGGTGTAGTAGTCAAAGGAACTTTGGACCTTCGGTATCTAGCTATGAGACAAAG AAAGGCCCTTCCCCAAAATGGACTCAGCCTCAAATCTCTTGCTGAGAGGATCCTCAACTATTCACTTGACAAGTCATTTCATCTCTGCTGCAGCAATTGGGAGGTAGAAGAACTGACTCAAGAACAg ATTGCTTATGCTGCCAGGGATGCCCAGGTATCAGTAGCTCTGTTTCTCTATCTACTGGGATTGCCCTGCCTCCTTCCTGCAGTAAGCAGTGAGTATGCTGGTCCTCATTGGGAAAAGGCCCTGAAGAAGTGTCAGGGCTTGGTGGATGTACccttcaaaggaagaaacagtGGTAGCCTTGGAGAGGATGAAAACAGAGGAGACTCAGAGCAAAAACGAAAGACTCCCAAATCACAAACTAATGTACAGTCCCCAGTCAACCAACAAACAAAGGACCCTCGGAAGCACAAACGAAAGCCCCTGGGAGTAGGATATTCGGCTAG GAAGTCTCCCTTATATGACAACTGTTTCTTGCATGCACCAGATGGACAGCCTCTGTGCACATGCGATCGCAAGAAAGCCCAGTGGTACCTTGATAAGGGCATTGGAG agTTGGTGAGCATGGACCCATTTATTGTGAGGTTGCAGTTTGAACCTTCTGGACGTCCTGAATCAAAAGTGGATTATTACTTGACAGTCAAACAGAacctgtgtgttgtgtgtggaaAAACAAAATCTTACATTCG AAAGAACATAGTGCCTCATGAATATCGGAAGCACTTCCCACTCCAGATGAAAGACCACAGTTCCCATGATGTGCTCCTCCTTTGTACCGCCTGTCATGCTATCTCCAATTACTATGATAACCATCTCAAGCAGCAGCTAGCGGAGGAGTTTGGTGCC CCCATTGGTTGTGAAGAAGGGGTCCGCCTCCTTGAAGATCCCATCCGCAGGCAGGTCCGTTCTGCTGCCAGGGCGCTTTTGAATGTGGACAGTCTGCCTAGTGCCAGGAAAGAGGAATTGTTACAGGTGATCAGGGATTACTTTGGTTCTGCAACTGTTTCCCCAGAAATACTGCAGGAAGCAGCTGGGCTGGAAACCAG GATTTTTAATGAGAGCTATATGCCACATGGCCTGAAAGTTGTACACTGTTTCGCCAGAGGGGGCCTGTGCTCCCTCATGCAGCTGGAGAGGCGTTGGCGCCAACACTTCTTGGATGTTATGCAGCCCAGATATCTTCCAGAGCAGTGGTCTGTTGATCACAATCATGATAAGTTGATCCGAAAGTATGGGGAGGATTTCCAGGTTGAACTCTGCTGA